The following is a genomic window from Choloepus didactylus isolate mChoDid1 chromosome 5, mChoDid1.pri, whole genome shotgun sequence.
ATTactcattaaacaaatatattatcTGCTTCCACCCCATTCCACTGAAAGTGTTCTTGCTAAGGTAGTCAATGACTTCATGTGTGTTAAAACCAATGATAATTTTAGGTCCAATCTTAAGTCTAAACTTTTCATCCTTTCTTTTAGTTAGAAACTCTTTTATGTATCAACCCTATGTTAGGCTCAAATAATGCAAGAAGAAAAGAGCATTGTTATCTGGACTTTTTCAGTCTATTTCAGGGAAAATTTTGGCCAAAGATTGGAGAAGTTTTCCTTCTTACTGAGCCCTAAATTAATCAATAGGCTCTTTTAAAAGCAACTCAGAACTATAAGGAAAATCATCAGTCAAATGGTTTGTGGCAGTGTTATTGTTTGAAACAAAGTCCTGCTAGCTTCTACTGAAAGTAACAATATATAAAGATCAGCTATCACCAAAATAGCTTTTCATTCCTCAGCTGGTGAAGTTTCTCAACCTCAAACCTTCAAATAGAATTAGAGACCCCAGCTACTTTCCCCTTTGTAAAGGAGCAGGCATAATGAAATTAATTTATGGTCACATTCCCCTATGCCCCCAACAACTAAAGCCTGATCACTCTTTAAAGACaccagtttcctcttttgtatcCAAGATGATACAGAAAGATACCAAGTAATTgtaactttcctttttctttaaggaTACCACAGTTCAGGCTTCCTCTGTTTTCTAacagatatattaaaaataaaaatgagtaaaaaaatcTTCTTACATAATTCAGaattcaaaaaaaatgaagatattatattattattctttttcttattataatttatataaattttctcaTGAACTATCCCCAAAATTACTATTACATGCTCTGTAGGGAGCATTTTTCAATTCTGTATATTTTGAGGAAAGAAGCAATGTCAACAGGACTGCTAAGGCAGGGTTATCCAAGGATCCCCAGGTCCAATTTCTACAAACTTCTCTGATTTGCTTTTAATCCTCTGACCACTCATAGAACACAGCAGCTCTGAAAAATTCAATTTTGTCCTTGACTGTCTTCTGTTTTTGAAATTGAGCTAGGAAATCCTATCTGATCTCCTTTAGTTCCCTACTCCCACCTATGTGATGATGACGTTTTGTCCAATCTCATGCCAAATCTCTCATCTGAATTCCATATCCTTTTTCTGTCTAGAGGGCATATCTTATAGGTGTCTCAAACcaagttattctttttttccccctcaaataTGCTTCTCCTcctatattcacaatgttgtttaATGATCTGCACAATTATCAAAGCCAGTAATACAAGAGATCACCCACCCCTAATATTTGTGGGGTCCAGAACAAAATTGCAAAAGGAAGCCCCCAGCCAGAGGcccacttctttctctttccactcCCCTTTTCCTTTGTCTATGACGGGTCTTTCTTGTGCACATGCATCTGGATGCCTTCATACACATATTCAATTTCTGTTCATCTGCCCTCTAACAGTGGCCCTTCGGCCACCCCTGAGGCATAAGTGTGCACAAACCAGTGGATTAGCTTGCTTTTGTGAGGATGGATCCTGAAAAGAGGACTGACAGTGATGCTTGAATGGTTAGGATAGGGAATTCTAAGGTCCCAATAGTTTGGAAGGGGAGGTATGAACTCCAGTGAGCATGTCCCTTGGACTGCAGACTCCATACACTGCAAGGAGGGTTACAAACAGAGAAAGGTTGGAGTGGGGCCCTCTAAACTAAGTTTGAGGTTTGGGCGAGAATTCCAGTTACCTGAGTCGACACATCTTACAGTCATCTTCAGCTCCATTTTGTCTGTCTCTTGCCATATCAAATTGGCCACTGATTCCTATTAATTCCacttcaaaaaacatttttaagtttgTCAGTTCTTTTCTTAGTTCTCTCCATATAGCCTTCTGCAACCTTAGGTCGGGATCACATCATCACTTATTCTGAATATTTCCATATCCTTCTAATTGGTCTCCTCATAGCCATACTACATTCTTCCAATAAAGTGACATTACTGAAATGCAAAGCTGATTAGGTTCCATTGCTTAGCACACCTCATTGGTTTACCATTATATAAGATGAAGTCCAAGTCCAAACTTGAACAATCCTGTTTTGTGGTGCGGCTTCCATGAAATTAAGCCCTTGCTTCTCTTCTCATCTACTCCCTAACCCAATAATactgaaaaatctcaattaaactgGTACCCTATTAATTCCTGCCTTTGTGCTTTATCCCCCATACTGGAACCCCTGCCTAGACCTGCTACAGCACCCCCTCTGTGCCTTGTCCCATCTGCCAAAATACAAGTGTTCTTTCCAAAGACATGGTAAGGGCCCCCTTTCCTGAGAAATCCTCATCGTGTCCCAGAAAGAATCAGCATGTCCCTTTTCAGTGCTTCTTCAGGAGGTAATATATGACAGGGTTTGAAGTTAATAAGACCTAGATTTGAATTAGGTTTCCGTCAGTTATCATGTAACTTTGGGTAAGGTGACTAAATTTTCTAAGTTTCCTGAGAAgggtggtggaggggaggggggacgGTGCTGAAAGTATCTGCTTCTTAGGATTGCTATGACTGTTTAATGCGATGATATATGTGATGTACCTAGCACAGTGCATGGCACAAGGCAAGTCCCCAAGAAATAGTATTTAATGTATTAATTGTTTAATTgttgtatttatgtatatttgcCTCTAATGTTGTATtcttagtgttttattttttgcacCTAGTACCTGAACAGTAAGTGTCCTTCATATAAgtgttcaataagtatttgtgaaATGGATTATTCTCCTGTAACTGCAAATGTAATTCAGTTGATCAGCAAATAGTCCCCCAGCCCTTTTCTCGATgctttttacattgttttttgtTCAGCATCTGCAGCAACTGCCTTTAGGGCCTTTTTCTATTTATGGTCTTGTCTTTTCAGCACTGATGTATTTGGATAAACATGAAAGCataaatatagatttttattATACACCCTTTAATAATTCTCTTCAGAATTTCTCATGTATAAAATTTGAAGAAAGCTATGGTTTTTAGCTCTAGGCTGAAAGCCACTTTGGcttcccccaattttttttagtcataaaattttttaaacatccaTTTTGCTCTAATTATTTTAGAGTAAAACTATGGTTACCAAGAACATGAAAGTGAGCTATAATCAATCaactatcaaaaaataaatactttctgTGTTCACAGGGTGAAGTTAGGGAATAAGTCCCAGAACCCAATAATTTTCATGAAACAATCAGAAAACAATTAAGTAATAATTTGTGAATTTCTAACTTTAATTTCAAGTGGatttcaaagaaggaaaaaatcaagaTGGACTTGGGAAACTATGGACGCTTCATCAAAGAAGTTGAACTAGTCCTATCATCAAACTGGAGAGAGGAGTGAGTGTAGCATGTACAGAGAAAGGGAATAAAATGGTTTGACTTAGAAAAGCATGCATTCATGTGTGAAGCATGATGACTTGAGGCTGGGGGCAAGTTGAGTGAATAGACAGGGGAGTGGAAACAAAGAAGAGATGACCTTGAAAATCAGACAAAGGAATATGAATTTATGGCTTAAGTAACAGAAAGTCCCTGAATTCTTAAGTAAGGCAGTTTGAAGAGTGTATCTTCAAAGATTCACATCGCCATCTAATTCACTGAAGGTAGGGGAGGCATAAAGCTGTTAGGATAGGTTGAATCTGAAGGATATCTCAAAGGACCATACAGGAATAGCTGTTAGCCGATgacataaaggaatgaagaagagagaaatagcAAAGAGAAATTTAAGTTTTCTATCCTGAGAAAAAGATGTTTTTATGGACAAAGTGAATATTAAGATGGAAAGTTGggattgtttctttgttttgtgttgATGTTTGCTTTAGATAAGGGAAAATACAAATTCAGTCTTAGAAAAATTACCTTTGGAATGATGATGGAATAATAGATAGAAAAGCCCAGAAGATGGTAAGAAATACAATTAAGGATGGAAGTATTATGTCATATCTGGACATTCATGTAGGGGAATTATGAGTGGAAAGCTATAGTTAACTCcataaaagcaaatgaaagttAAGAGAGctgttgctcatttttaaaaacaaaagtgaatgTCAATTTCTGTAAACCTAAGCCTGTGGCTTGGATCCTTTACTCAAACCACCATCAGAGATAGTCCTACACAACAAAATATACTCTAAAAAtagcaacaaatatttaaagcagACACTCAAGGGTCCAGGGAACACATTTCCtaattttatctctttaaaaatattatggaatGAGCTGGGTCTTCACactcactgaaataaaataattaagaaagcattcaagaaaatcttacTGCACAGTGGAGCCAAGATCAAGATTAATATTATCATTACTCTTTAGAAAGCGACTTGAATTAGTATCTAAACAGGCATCCAATCAATCTCTCAAGAAATACCTTGAACACATCTTCCTACATTAGTCAAAAACCTTCTGAAAATAAGGCCTCATTTCATAATCCTTTTTAATATCTCAAAAGCTGAAGGCAAAAATCGGAAACTCCTGCAAAAGTGACTTTGATGCTGTTAATGAAATGCAAAACAGATGCATTTGTATATAACTAAGGTCCACAAGTCTTCCGCTATTAATGGTGTTTGTTCCTTAAAAAGCAGGCTTGAAGCAAGCCTTTTCAATGCATTCTAATTACCTATGGACTTTAATGTTTGGGGCAGAAAAAAATCTCCATGGTTTAAaggcaatttatatttttaaacttttaataaaattgagaGGGGTTTCGTTTTGAAAAAGCTGTTTAGTAATTCATGCTATGccaaatttcaaaataagaataaatgccaagctttcattttattaaatttgatgTCTGCAACTTAAGTTCTCATCCTATCAGCTATTGAATATCTGCTTCATTCCTCTCTCCTGATTTCCATCCTTCAAGCCCCAGTAATAATCCCAATAGTCCATGAAGCTTTTCCTAAATACCCCTGaaccccattttctctctctcctttgggCCCGTACAACAAACTTACTATTTAATTTTACTGCATTGTTATTTAAATacagtatatgtgtatatacattacACATACACACTTATATGCATAGTAGAGTTAGCATTTATTGATTATATATGCTAAGCACTACTACATATATAATGTTATTCAGTCCTCTCTACAACCTTACAAAttggataatatttttatttctatttacacTAGGGGAAACTGAGATTTAAAACAAGCTAGTTCCATACAATTTCACAACTAGTTATGAATAGTGGATTTTGAATTAGAAGTCCATACTATCTGAATCTACAGTCTGAACTTGTAGTCACTACATTATAGACTACTTAAGGACACTGTAACCTGTATTTTTACGTATTATTCACAAAGGCAGCTATATAGGCACCCAATAAATATAActtgaagaaagaatgaataactTTGTTCAAGGAATTAGTGAACTACCTTTTACTTTAAGTATGTTTAAAAAACCAAAATCTCTGAACAGATACCTGTGTTCACTTAGATACATGCAAATTGAATTATCAAAATCACAGCATAATTTTAATATTGCTTTGAGTCCATCTTATCAGACTCTGTTAAACTGGCCTCAAAATGGCATTTGCAAAGCTCAATATTGTAATGGGAGCCAGAGTCTGCCACCTGAAACAGGTAATCAAACTATTGATTGGCTGACAAAGTGAATACAATTGCTATtcattccatttacatttttcaACTTGTAGAAAATAATCTTTGCAAGTATAAATCAGAGTACCCTGAGGGGTGGAACAAGTGGACATTAGATGGGGGCATAAATAGCATTTTAATAGTGGACAAAAGAATCATCCTTAGTGATGGAATGCTGTGGCATTTACAGGGCCCTGGGGAGGAAAATCATAAtgacaggagagaaagaagaacttTCAGCCTTCGTCTAAAACCAGAAAGGAAACCGTTAGCaccatcattttaattttttaaagacagtggTCTTAGGATTTATAGAGGAGCAGTGTCTTCCAATGATGGTAGCAAAAAGGTGAATTTTTTTCAAGTTCATCCACCTCTATTGTTTTCTCTTCCCCTGACATCTGTGTTTCTAACCAGCTCCTTCCCACACTTCCTCTTCTGCCCTACAAACCCCTCACCCCCTTCATTTCCATGCCATTtacaaaattatatgtatatgttttctcatttaatcgtCATAAGGGTCTGATATAAAATCCACTGTGGACCCAACAGGCAACAGATTTGTCATCTGAGAAAGGTATATATATTCTTAAATGATGTACATGCGATGAGAAACTAACCATTTAATAATACTTTTATGATGCCTCTTTAACAGCAGAGTTGAagcatttaaatgttttatattttccttctttgtttcacACCCCAGCTCCCCAAGGGCTATAGATCCTGGATGCACTACCCAGATCCGCCCCTCAGAATTTCTTTGATGAGCTGCAGGCAATGTTGTCTGCTAATGGTTGATAGCTGAGTCCCTTCGCAGGCATTGCTCTTAGCCAAAGAGAGCAGTCTTGCCAAAGTTATGCCCCCTCTTCACTGGCAGTTCACATCCACTGACTAGTCTAGGTGGAGTACAAAGGCCTGGACAATTTGTCTTAATTCAGAACATCTCTCAAGAGCCTCTGGAACTTCACAACCCCTCCCACCCCGTTGGAAGGCTGATTGTTGCAACTGCATCCCAGTTCTCCTTCTGCCTAATGCTTCTTCCCTCACCCCCTTACAGATGTCCCTGAAATTATTTACCAGTGAACATCCGGTACACAAATCTTCCTCTCAAAGCCTGTTTCCCAGGAAACCCAACTTACAACACTGATCATTTGCtactatgaaaaaatatattctattgaaataattcttttcctttttgggctTCTTGTTCTGCCACTGAGGTCTTTTCACCATGGACTTACTTCAGGTATATTTAATATATGTCCTGTGTATGTGGAGCCTTAGGGACCAAACGATCACCCTTACTTTCACTCTCTAATCCCAATATCAGATTGAGGTAAATGTCAAACCTCTTCCCCTCAGCGCATTCCCTAACCAACATATGTCCTCTTGCACAACCCTGCCACCAAATCCCAAACTCACTAACTCACTCCAGATTCTAGGTCAATTTAGAACTTTATAAATTGTCTGTGGAATTTCAACATTtggaagcaatgaaaaaaatcttatttaagCCACTCTGAGGAGTTCAAGCTCCTCCTAGACCTTTCCTTCTGCCATGCATGTGGTAACACAGAATAACCCAGAATGCATTCCTGTGAGGTGTCCATGTACTCATATGATTGCTTTGAATCTGGCTGGTGGGCAAAATTACACCCAGCTTGTATTGAAGTGGAGTATCCTTTGAAGAGACTGGGCATTCAAATTCTCATCATCCTGAAAAAATGCAGATTAGGGAACTCAAAAGGAGAAACTCTTGGTGAGTCTTACAGAACGGGAAAGGACTCTCTTTTTAGAGCTCATGACCTTAGTCTGAACTTCAAGAAGTCTGTTGTTTGTTTGAGTGTGTTCCTGAGGATTGGGGTGTGCTGGTCTCTGCCACAAGAAAAGAGCCCTGGATGTTTGCAGAGAGGCGTCCCCATCTAGGAAGCAACCATAAGGCCGAAAGGAGAGGATTGGGCCAGCTTTGCTGTGGGCAATGCAGGGAAGGATCTGCATCCATGTTGGAGAGTAGTCGCTAAAGAAGGCTCAGAGCCCAGAACTGCAGGAGGGAATGAGGCAGTGATCCATGGAGAGATGGGAAGAAAATGCCATGGGTGATCTGCAGTAACAGGGCAGTGGGCTGTAGTGGAGCTGAGATCAGCAGTCTGGAGCCAGGCAATGCCAGGGGCACAATCTTCAGCTTGGACTAATATGGGAACCATAGGATCATCCCTTTGAAGTCTGTGAGAGACAGCATAGGAGAAGGCGACCCTGGAGGATATTTTAATATTAGAAGAGTGTAAAGGATTTCAACTCAGTAAAAAGCACTATCTTTTaaactgaaagaatttaaaatatttcctgtttctactttttaaattttcatttagccTTGGActggttggaaaaaaaaacaaattctctTATGAACTTAGACCAGTGTTTAGACAGTTTTACAGAAGAACTATTATAAGCAATGTGGATTCAGATAGTAGCTAACCCAGAATAATGCATTACCTTTCACAGAGGTATCCTTGAGGATATAATGTCTTAACTCACAGTAAAATCTCTCCTTGGTAGCCATTTCAGGAAGTCCATCTTgagtcacattttgtttattaattcaatCAGCAAATGTATTTTCCAGTCATTGTACTTTAGACTACTTGCCTTTTGGTACGCATGTGCAATTCTATCTATAGGGAAGGTAAGTCCTACTGATGGAGTCCTTGGGAGCCACCTAAGGCCACCTCCTACTTTGGGAGATGCCAAATATATATGTTTCCCAAAGAAACTCAGAAGTTACAAATATGACTAAAAAATTCTCATTAGAGAGCCTCAATTtttaggctgtttttttttttttttttttttttaagtataaaatggACTAGAACCGAATTGTCTGCTGCAAATCTAAAATGTTACAATTCTGTAAAGACACAAGGATCAAAAATTGACATTTTTGATGCGTTTTAGATTTATCTCAGTATGCATAGCAGTATAGAAGCCAAATTTAAGAAGGGACCTTTGTTAATTAATTTTCCAACATGAGGTTATATGATTATGATCCCAGGAGGAGCAAACTAAGGCAGAAAAGTTTAAACCATAAGAAATTTTGATGATTAAGGACCATATAAATCTTACATTGCTGTTGTGGGTAGGTCATGCTTCAAAAATTGCCcccccatttcatttatttttttttttttttttttttttttttttttttttttttagtttctcacATTTAAACCATTTATTAGACTGGATTCACAATGCCAACATCTTAGACATTAAAaccctcaaaataaaaaagttaaaatgttaaatgttgtATAATATTTGAACATCAAAGTGAGCTGCCACTACATACTGCTTTTAAAATGGACAAGAAATATGAAGTACTCTTATATCTGCAGAGTATTCACCACAATTTGCAATTATGTAGTTATGTTTGCTTAGCATGTAGGAAACAATTGTTTCTTCACTAGCTGTGTGGGGTCTTTTCTGTCTGCCCCCTTCAAATCTACTCTCCACCTTGCCTTCTGGTTTATGCTGGGTTTCAACCAATAGGAGCACCAGCAAGAGATCAGAGGGTGGGAAAGAATGAATTTATTCCCTCAATGTCTTAATTTACAAAAGGTATGGAGGAAAATTACATATTGATTATGGTTTGTCATGTCATGTGGGttcaagtttaaaatatttaccactAAGAAATATTCATAAAAGTTGCCTTCATCATCATGGATTTCATATACACTACCACCCTCTTTCCTAACCACTGTCGAATAACTTGTGATAAAACAGCTAAGCACCATGAGACGGTTTCAATGACTtatgaacagaaaaaaacatttcaactgTGGAATTATCTTCAGGAGGTGAGcaagatactttaaaaaaaaattatatatatatcccaGATTTATAGTAACGTTTTTAAAACACGCATGTGCACGCACACAGTGCTCTTGCTATCTCTCAAATTAAGTAATTGTATTTTTAGTAACAATCCTTGCAGtaaattttcttctcattaaaaatgaaaaaagccaacaatacataattaaatgaaaataaagatttagTTCCCCCACATCCTCAAAGTTAGCTTGCTTTCTTAGTACAGAAACAGTAGTAAGCTTCATAAAAACAGTAGTAGGCCTGTGTATACAGTTTTTATCAAGcttattcaattaaaaatttttaaaaaaatttcctttagtGATTGACAAGATTCTAGTTTTGCTATAAAAGAAAGTAGGCctctttcattttgttcttcAAAGATTCCTTGTAGAAGTATTTGATAAAGCCACTAACAGGTATATTCCAAATTAACATGAGGTCTTAATACTGTTCACAATTGATAAGCAACTAGGTATTATCTGCAGTTTCAACTCAGGAGAACTTAAAACTATTCTATTGAAAACctattataaacaaacaaaaaacattaacaatgacaacaaaatcaCTGACTTCTTGATTTAGAAGATGACTACCATTTTTTAACCAAGTTCCCAAGTCTCCATGAAGTAAACTCAGGGAAGGAGAATCAATTGTAGACCCTGATTCAAAGGACTTCAGTTTCTAAAAGTACCAAAAAGAACTTAATTTTACCTATAGGTAGGTTCTacagagtagaaataaatggatCTTCAGTGCATGTGAAATAAAAGGTGTATATTCTACATAAattcatcataaaataaaaattttagtttaaaaaattaaagcataaccACCTAAGAATGTAAATTTTCCTGGGACTACCTAATAGTTACAAATGGCTCTCACTGTGTTAGtatcatgcatatatatatatgaaactatTAAAACTTTAATTTGATGGTCAGTAGACAATGTGGTCCCATATTTAGGTTTATTAAAAACtgacataaacaaacaaaagctgtACAAAAAAATAGCCCATATCACCACTTTGAAACACTAATCTTGAGAGACATTATCGTCTAGGACCCCCTCTTCCTCTACCACGGCCAcgtcctcttcctcttcctcggcctcttcctcttcctgcaACAGCTTCCCTCTTCTTGGATTTCACCTTAGGTTCAACATCCACAAGTAGTGTATCCAGAGGCAAGCTGTCTGGcagaataaaatatcaaatattatttCCTCGAATACTCAGTGTTTCCAGCTGTACAGGTTCTCTGTTCTTCAAGGTCATTTTCACAGCTTTAAGATGTGTGTTCATGCTGACATCCACACCTGTGATGGTTCCATGGACCTGTGTTCCATTCTTCAATTCAGTTGTTACGGTTTCATGACTCAATTTCATCAAAAATCTCACGAGCTTCATCCTAGCGAGGCCGTCACCCTTTTGGCCAGATAGCTCACAAAATCTAACCcccccatttcatttttccctcagCTTAGAGAAGagccatttttctgttttgtatgCCTTTGTTTATCTAAGA
Proteins encoded in this region:
- the LOC119534164 gene encoding small nuclear ribonucleoprotein Sm D1-like, coding for MKLVRFLMKLSHETVTTELKNGTQVHGTITDSLPLDTLLVDVEPKVKSKKREAVAGRGRGRGRGRGRGRGRGRGGPRR